The following coding sequences lie in one Arachis ipaensis cultivar K30076 chromosome B05, Araip1.1, whole genome shotgun sequence genomic window:
- the LOC107644944 gene encoding uncharacterized protein LOC107644944, protein MLEARCLKKAVVPTTLIENPSPGSLQSTRLALHVSLDSSRSCFLYIASGPHIYNLQIALEESSVNKGKESLLIPQQTEIIASSIINRCPHRSEIQSIVLADTESNGYLILGSVDSYGHLIVSKLDTSGRDVDRLTYSVLPPDNGIGEGSWSGLCFSPSQWSMAAVARSFCKTIDIYDQDIHVRTLRPLWHPTSLNFMQNVVNGNQSPVIAVTEGCQLTLWDLRMKENGGCLQRICGTPGDILYSVCSSSTGNVAVGGADRTVTVYDPRRWSALSRWVHCSKFEITGLAFSTIDPDYIYIQGVDYEVLCGTWKETDKLFSFRGDSNWLGFSKSSKEDVLGGWCDSGSIFIADVASGIDEMMSL, encoded by the exons ATGTTGGAAGCTAGGTGTCTGAAGAAAGCGGTGGTTCCGACCACCCTCATCGAGAATCCATCTCCCGGAAGCCTTCAATCCACTCGCCTCGCTCTCCAT GTCAGCCTTGACTCTTCCCGTTCTTGTTTTCTCTACATAGCCTCTGGTCCTCACATCTATAATCTCCAG ATTGCTCTGGAAGAATCTTCAGTCAACAAAGGAAAAGAAAGCCTCTTGATTCCTCAACAAACTGAG ATTATTGCCTCGTCGATAATCAATCGCTGTCCTCATCGTTCCGAAATTCAGAGTATTGTTCTTGCCGACACTGAGA GTAATGGCTACTTAATATTAGGAAGTGTGGATTCTTATGGTCATCTTATTGTATCCAAACTAGATACATCTGGTAGAG ATGTTGACAGGCTTACGTATTCAGTGTTGCCTCCTGATAATGGTATTGGGGAAGGAAGTTGGTCAGGACTTTGCTTTAGTCCAAGTCAATGGTCTATG GCAGCTGTTGCACGTAGCTTTTGCAAAACGATTGATATTTATGACCAGGACATACATGTTCGTACATTACGACC GCTTTGGCATCCTACTTCGTTAAACTTCATGCAGAATGTAGTTAATGGAAACCAGAGTCCTGTAATAGCTGTTACCGAAGGATGCCAG CTGACTTTATGGGACTTGAGAATGAAAGAAAATGGTGGTTGTTTACAACGAATTTGTGGTACCCCTGGTGACATCTTATATTCTGTCTGCAGTTCTTCCACTGGTAATGTTGCTGTGGGTGGAGCAGATCGTACTGTGACTGTTTATGATCCTCGCAG ATGGTCGGCATTGTCTAGATGGGTGCACTGCTCTAAATTTGAG ATAACAGGACTTGCTTTCTCAACAATTGACCCTGATTACATTTATATTCAAGGGGTTGATTATGAG GTCTTGTGTGGAACTTGGAAAGAAACTGACAAGTTGTTTTCATTTAGAGGTGACTCGAACTGGCTTGGCTTTAGTAAG AGCTCCAAAGAAGATGTTTTGGGTGGATGGTGTGATTCAGGTAGCATATTCATAGCTGATGTAGCAAGTGGAATTGATGAAATGATGTCTCTGTAG